The segment GCTGGAGCCCGTAGGCGCGCACCTTGCGGCGACGCATGCCGCCGTGCTGGCCCGGCGGGGCGTTGCGGCGCTCGATCGCGCACTTCTCCTTGTAGCAGCGCTCGCCCTTGAGGAAGAGCTTCATGCCCTCACGGCGGCACAGCCGGCAGACAGGACCTCTGTATCGTGCCACGGCTCGCTCCTTCAGACCCGGCGCCGCTTCGGCGGGCGGCAGCCGTTGTGCGGGATCGGGGTCACGTCGCGGATGCTCCGGATGTCGAGCCCGGCAGCCGCCACCGCGCGGATTGCCGACTCGCGGCCCGGCCCCGGCCCCTTGACGCGGACGTCGACGCTGCGGACGCCGTGATCCTGCGCCTGCTCGGCGGCGTTCTTGGCCGCCAGCTGGGCCGCGTACGGGGTGCCCTTGCGGGAGCCCTTGTACCCGATCCGGCCTCCGGACGACCAGCACAGCACGTGCCCGGTCGGGTCCGCAAAGCTGACGATGGTGTTGTTGAACGTGGCGTGGATGTTCGCGACGGCGTGGGGAACGACCTTCCGCTCGCGTCGCGTCTTCCGTACGGCCTTGCGCTCCTTCGCCATACCGTGAACTCCCGTCTACTTCTTTCCGGCTTTCTTCTTGCCGGCCACTGCCTGGCGCCGCGGGCCCTTCCGCGAGCGGGCGTTGGTGTGGGTTCGCTGGCCGCGCGTCGGCAGTCCCCGCCGGTGGCGGATCCCCCGATAGCTGCCGGTTTCGATGAGGCGCTTGATGTTCATCGCGACCTCCTTGCGGAGATCGCCCTCGACACCGCCCTCCTCCTGGATCACGCGCTGGATGCGCAGGATCTCGTCCTCGGACAGGTCTCTGACCTTGATGCCGTCATCGACGTTCGCCCGCTCCAGGATCTTCCTGGCGCGGCTGCGCCCGATCCCGTAGATGTAGGTCAAGCCGATGTCCACGCGCTTGCCCGACGGCAGGTCCACACCCGCGATGCGTGCCACGTCTCGCCTCCTGCTCAGCCTTGCCGCTGCTTGTGCTTCGGGTTCTCGCAGATCACCCGGACCACGCCCTGGCGGCGGATGATCTTGCACTTGGAACAGATGCGTCTCACCGATGGACGTACTTTCATCGCCGCCCCCTACTTGTACCGGTAGGTGATCCGTCCCCGGCTCAGGTCGTACGGGGAAAGCTCCACCAGCACCTTGTCTCCGGGAAGAATCCGAATGAAGTGCTTGCGCATCTTGCCCGAGATATGGGCCAGCACCTCGTGACCGTTCTCGAGCTCGACCCGAAACATCGCGTTCGGGAGGGGCTCGATCACCGTCGCGACCACTTCAATCGCCTCTTCCTTGGCCATCAGCACTCCCCATCCACACCGAGCACTCGGCGGCCATCTGCAGTAACGGCCACCGAGAACTCAAAATGGGCGGCGAGTTTACCGTCTTCGGTCCTCGCTGTCCACCCGTCCGAGTCGACCCGGACTCGCCAGCCGCCGGCGGTGATCATCGGCTCGATCGCGATCACCAGCCCGGGCTTCAGGATCTGGCCGTGGCCCGGCAGGCCGTAGTTCGGCACCTGCGGGTCCTCGTGCAGCGCCCGGCCGATGCCGTGGCCGACGAACTCCCGCACCACCCCGAAGCCCGCGTCCTCGGCCCGCGCCTGGACGGCCGCGCCGACGTCGCCGAGCCGCCCGCCCGGCGCCACCGCCGCCACCCCGTCGTCGAGGCAGCGGCGCGCGGTGCCCATCAGGCGGGCCGCCTCGGCGGTCACCCGCCCGATCCCGAAGGTCGTCGCGGCGTCGCCGTAGAAGCCGTCGAGCAGCACCCCGCAATCGACGCTGAGGACGTCGCCGTCGGCGAGACGCGCAGCGCGGCTCGGGATGCCGTGCACGATGACGTCGTTGATCGACGTGCACAGCGTCGCGGGGAAGCCCCGGTAGCCCTTGAACGCCGGCGCGCCACCGTGCTGCCGGATCGTCTCCTCCGCCAGCTCGTCGAGCTCCGCCGTCGACACCCCCGGCGCCGCCGCCGCCTGCACCGCTTGCAGCACCCGGTGGACGACCCGGTTGGCACGCTCGAGGGCGTCCAGCTCGGCGGGAGACTTGAGAAAGATCATGCCCCGACCGGAGCGCCCACGGCCTGCAGGACCGCCTCCCTCACCCGGTCGGCGGGCTCGCTCCCGTCGACCTCCAGCAGCAGGCCTCGATTCCTGTACGACTCGACCAGCGCCGGCGCGTTGTCGCGCCAGACCTGGAACCTCTCATGGACCGCTGCCGCCTCCTCGATCGCCTCGAGCCGCTCGAGCGCCACGCCCTCGGGCACATCGAGCAGCACCACGCGGTCGATGGTGCGGCCGAGCTCGGCCAGGATGCCGTCGAGCAGGGCCGCCTGGCCGGAGGTGCGCGGATAGCCGTCGAGGATGAAGCCCCGCCGGCAGTCCCTGCGGTCGAGACGGTGCAGGATGATGGCGCTCATCACGCGGTCGCTCACCAGCTCGCCGCGCTTTATCCCGCGCTCGATCTGGCGGCCGAGCGGGGTGCCGCTTTCGACCTCGGCGCTCAGCATCTCCCGCGTCGAGATCAGCGGCAGCTCGTAGGCCTCGGCCAGCGCCCTCGCCTGCGTCGTCTTGCCCGACCCCGGGGGTCCGAGCAGCACCAGGCTCAGGCTCGAGTAGGTCGCCGTCATCCGCGCCTCCCGCGGATCCGGCCGCGCCGCATGAACCCGTCGTAGTGGCGCATCACCAGCTGCGACTCGATCTGCTGCACGGTGTCCATGGCCACGCCAACCACGATCAGCAGCGAGGTGCCGCCGAAGTAGAACGGCACGCCGAGGCCCTGGGTGAACCACTTCGGCAGCACGGCGTCGAGCGACGGGCCGACCACCGGGATGGTCGCCACCTTGAAGCCGGCGATCAGGATCTCGGGCAGGATCGCCACCAGCGCCAGGTAGATCGAGCCGACCAGCGTGATCCGGGTGAGGATCTTGTCGATGAACTCGGCCGACCGCTTGCCGGGGCGGATCCCCGGGATGAAGCCGCCGTACTTGCGCATGTTCTCGGCGGTGTCCTCGGGGTTGAAGATGATCGAGGTGTAGAAGTAGCAGAAGAAGATGATCGAGCTGAAGTAGACCAGGTTGTAGAGCGGCTCGCCCCAGGCGAGGGCCTCGGTGATGCGCTGCAGCCAGCGGTTCTCGAACATCTGCCCCAGGGTCTGCGGGAACGACATGATCGAGGCCGCGAAGATCACCGGGATCACGCCGCCGGTGTTCAGGCGCAGCGGCAGGTAGGTGCTCTGGCCGCCGTAGACCCGGCGCCCGACCACCCGCTTCGCGTACTGGATCGGGATCCGGCGCTGGGCGCGCTCCATGTAGACGATCGCCGCCACCACCAGCACCATGAAGACGATCAGCAGCACCACGGTCAGGATGCTCATGGCGCCGGTCTTGATGCTGGTCAGGGTGTTGAAGATCGCGGCCGGCAGCCCGACCACGATCCCGGCGAAGATGATCAGCGAGATCCCGTTGCCGATGCCGCGCTCCGAGATCTGCTCGCCGAGCCACATCACGAACGCGGTGCCGGTGGTCAGGGTGAGCACGGTGAGCAGCCGGAAGCCCCAGCCCTGGAGGTCCTCGGGCACCAGCGGCGCCCCGCCGGCGGCGGTCTGCCGCTCCAGGAAGAACGAGATGCCCAGGGACTGGATCACCGACAGCACGACCGTCCCGTAACGGGTCCACTGGGTGATCTTGCGCCGCCCCAGCTCGCCCTCCTTCGAGAGCTTCTCGAGGTACGGCCAGACCACGGTCAGCAGCTGCAGGATGATCGACGCCGAGATGTACGGCATGATCCCGAGCGCGAAGATCGTCATCCGGCCGAGCGCGCCGCCCGAGAACAGGTTGAGGAAGCCCAGCACCGTTCCGCGGGTGGCCTCGAAGAACTCCTGCAGCGCCAGCGGGTCCACGCCCGGGATCGGGATGAAGGCGCCGACCCGGTAGACCGCGAGCAGGGCGAAGGTGAAGATCACCCGCTTGCGCAGGTCCGGGATCGCATAGATGTTGCGGAAGCTCTCGATCATCACAGCGACACCACCTCACAGCTTCCGCCGACCCTCTCGATCGAGGACTGGGCGGTCGTCGAGAACTTGTGGGCCTTGACGGCGAGCTTCTTGGTCAGCTCGCCGCTGCCGAGGATCTTGACCGGCTTGGCGCCCTTGCGGAGGAGCCCCTTTTCGACCAGCGACTCGGGCGAGACCACGTCGCCGTCGCCGAACGCCCGCTCCAGGTCGCGCAGGTTGACCACCTGGAACTCGACCCGGAAGTTGTTGGTGAAACCCCGCTTGGGGAGCCGGCGGACGAGCGGCATCTGGCCGCCCTCGAAGCCGAACCGGCGCGAGTAGCCGCTGCGCGACTTCTGACCCTTGTGGCCCTTGCCGGCGGTCTTGCCGGAGCCCGAGCCCGGGCCGCGGCCGACCCTGCGGCTCTTGCGCGTGGCGCCCGGCGCCGGCTTGAGATCGTGCAGTTCCATCGTCAAGCCTCCACTTCCTCGACCCGCACCAGGTGGGCGACCTTGGCCACCATGCCGCGGATGCAGGGGTTGTCGTGGCGCAGCACCGACTTTCCGATCCGTCCCAGGCCGAGGCCCGTGAGCACCCTGCGCTGGGAGCGGGGAAACGTGATCTGGCTGCGCACCTGCGTGATCCTGAGCCGCGCCGTGCTCGCCTTCTTGGCGGCGGCCTTCTTCGCCGCCGGCTTGGCGAGGGCGGCCAGCTGCTCCTCGACCGGATCCGGCTTGGGCGACGGCGCCGCCGCCTCGACCTCGGCCTTGGCCGCGGCCGGCTTCTTGGCGGCCGCCGGCTTCTTCGCGGCTGCCGGCTCCTTGGCGGCCGGCTTCTTCGCGGCCGGCTTCTTGGCGGCCGGCTTCCTGGCCGCCGCCGGCTTGTCGGATGCCGCCTTCGTGGCCGGCTTCTTCAGGTCGTCGCCGGCAGCCGTGTCGGCGCCGGCCTTCGGCTTCTTCTCGGCGGTCATGACGCCTCACCCTCCTTGTCGACGACCCCGGCGATCGCGTCGTCGAGGACGACCGGGACAACCCGCTGCTCGCCGTTCGGCTCGTCCTCGGGCAGCTCGGCCGACCCGCCGGGCTCGGTGCCGCGCAGGCGGCGCACCTGGTCGCTGGTCATCAGGTTCGAGAGCGCATCGAAGGTGGCCCGAACGACGTTGAAGGGGTTGCGGCTGCCGACGATCTTGGTGAGGACGTCCTGCACGCCGGCTCCCTCCATCACCGCGCGGACGCCGCCGCCCGCGATCACCCCGGTGCCGGGCGAGGCCGGGCGCAGGAGGACCCGGGTCGCGCCCCAGCGGCCCCAGACGAGGTGGGGCACGGTCCCGCCGACCAGCGGCACCCGGACCATGTCGCGCTTCGCCTGCTCGGAGGCCTTCTGGATCGCAGGGGGGACCTCACGCGCCTTGCCCGTTCCGTAGCCCACGCTCCCGGCGCCGTCGCCGGCAACCACCACGGCGGAGAAGGAGAAGTTCTTTCCCCCCTTGACCACCTTGGCCACGCGGTTGATGTGGACTACGGTCTCGGTGAGCTCGGTCTGCTGATTCATCTTGGTTCCGTCCTTCAGAACTCGAGGCCCGCTTCACGGGCGCCGTCCGCGATGGCGCGAATCACGCCGTGGTACTTGAAGCCGCCCCTGTCGAAGACCACGCTGGAGATACCCTGGCCCTTGGCGCGCTCGGCGATCACCGCGCCCAACCGCTTGCCGGCCGCCAGGCTGCCGGTCGACGTCAGGTCGCCTGCGGTCGCCTTCTCGACGGTCGACGCCGAGGCCAGCGTCACCCCGCGGTCGTCGTCGATCACCTGCGCGTACACGTATCTCAGGCTCCGGAACACGGTCAGGCGCGGCCGCTGCGCGGTGCCCCGGATGACGTCCCGGTAACGACGCTTCATCTTGACGCGGCGCTGCTTGCGATCATTCATCGGGCTCATGCCGTCGCTCCCTGCTTGCCGGCCTTGGACCGGATCTTCTCACCCAGGTAACGGACACCCTTGCCCTTGTACGGCTCGGGTGGCCGCAGGGCCCTGATGTCGGCCGCGACCTGGCCGACCAGCTGACGGTCGATCCCGCGCACCGCCACCCGGTTGGCCTTGGCGTCGACGTCGATCTGGATCCCCTCGGGGACCGCGAAGTCGATCGGGTGCGAGTGGCCGAGGTTGAAGACCACCGCGTCGCCCCGCTTCTCCGCGCGGTACCCGATGCCGACGATCTCGAGCTCCTTGGACCAGCCGCTGGACACCCCGGTCACCGCGTTGGCGAGCAGCGCCCGCAGCAGACCGTGAAACGACCGGGTGTGGCGCTCGTCATCGTTGCGGCTCAGGTCGACGGCGCCGTCCTTGACCGCGGCCTCGACCCCGGGCAGCAGGCCCACGCTCAACGTCCCCTTGGGGCCCTTGACCCGCACCTCCCGGCCGTCGACCGAGACCTCGACCCCCTTCGGGATCTGGATGGGCTTTCTTCCGATTCGTGACATGTCGTTCTCCCTACCAGACCTCGCACAGCACCTCGCCGCCGACCCTCAAGCCCCGCGCCTGCTCGTCGGTGAGGACACCGCGGTTGGTGGACACCACCGCCACGCCGAGCCCGTTGCGCACCTTGGGCAGGTCGTCGGCGCGCCGGTAGACCCGGCGGCCGGGGGTCGAAACCCGCCGCACGCCGTGGATCGCCGGCTCGCCGTCCTCGGCGTACTTCAGATAGATGCGGATCATGCCCTGCGGGCCCTCCTCGAGCTGCTTGAAGGTCCGGATGAAGCCTTCCTGCTTGAGGATCTTGGCGATCTCCAGCTTCATCTTCGACGCCGGCACGTCAGTCCGGTCGTGGCGGACCGTGGTCGCGTTGCGGATCCGGGTCAGCATGTCGGAGATGGGATCTGTCATGCTCATGGCGACCCCCTCACCAGCTAGCCTTGGTCACGCCGGGAAGGAAGCCCTCGAGAGCGAGCTTCCGAAAGCAGATCCGGCACAGCTGGAACTTCCGCATGTAGCCGCGCGGCCGGCCGCACACCCGGCAGCGGTTGCGGGAGCGGATCTTGTACTTGGGCTTTCTGACGGTCTTCGCGATCGCCGACTTGCGTGCCACGGTGCCTCCTAGGAGCGCGTGAACGGCATGCCGAGGCCGGCCAGGAGCGCGTGCGCCTGGTCGTCGGTCGGTGCCGAGGTGGTGATGGTGATGTTCATGCCCATGGTGCCTTCGACCTTCTGGTAGTCGACCTCGGGAAAGATCAGAATGTCCCGGATCCCGAGGGTGTAGCTGCCACGGCCGTCGAACGAGCTCCGGCTCACCCCGCGGAAGTCGCGGACCCGGGGCAGCCCGATCGAGATCAGCCGATCGAGGAACTCGTACATCCGGTCCCGTCGCAGCGTCACCTTGGCGCCGACCGGCATGCCTTCCCGCAGCTTGAACGCGGCGATCGACTTGCGCGCCCGCCGCACCACCGGGCGCTGCCCGGTGATGTTGGTGAGCTGCTCCATCGCCTGGTCCAGCAGCTTGGCGTTGCGGGACGCCTCCCCGATGCCGATGTTGCAGGTGATCTTGGTGAGCCTCGGCACCTGCATCGGGTTGGTGAGCCCGAACTCCTTCTGGAGCTTGGGGAAGACCTCGTTTCTGTAGAGCTCAAGCAAGCGCGCCATCGTCCCTCCTAACGGTCGAGAATCGCGCCGTCCGTCTTGGCCACCCGGACCTTGCGGCCGTCCTCGAGGATCTTGTAGCCGATCCGGGTCGGCTTGCCGCTGTCCGGTGAGATCACCATCACGTTCGAGACGTGGACCGGCGCTTCCCGCTCCACGATCCCGCCCTGGACCCGGCGCTGGGGGTTGGGCCTGGTGTGCCGCTTGATCATGTGCACGCCCTCAATCACCACCCGCTGCTTGCCGGGATCGACGACCAGAACCCGCCCCCGCTTGCCGGCGTCCTTGCCGGAGATGACCTCGACGGTGTCACCCTTCTTGATCTTCATGACGCCTCCTAGATCACTTCCGGCGCCAGCGACACGATCTTCATGAAGCGGCGCTCGCGCAGCTCTCGGGCGACCGGACCGAACACCCGGGTGCCGATCGGGTCGTGCTCGGCATTGACCAGCACCGCCGCGTTCTCGTCGAACTTGATGTAGGAGCCGTCGCGCCGCCGGGTCCGCATCCTGGTTCGCACCACGACCGCCTTGACGACCGTCCCCTTTTTGATGTCCGAGTCGGGCGCCGCCTCCTTGACCGAGCACACGATGATGTCGCCGATTCCGGCGTAGCGGGGCGCCGAGGACCCACCCAGCTGGCGGATCGCCTGGAGCTTGCGCGCCCCGGAGTTGTCCGCCACGTTGAGCATCGTTCCCATCTGGATCATGGCGTCGCCTCCCTCACTCCGCGCGCTCGAGGATCCTGCGCACGCGCCAGCGCTTGCGCCGCGACACCGGGCGGCACTCCTCGATCAGCACCCGGTCGCCGGCGTTGCAGGTGTTCTCCTCGTCGTGCGCCATGAGCTTCGATGATGTCCGCACGAACCGGTGGTACAGCGGGTGCATGACGAAGTTCTCCACCTTCACCACCACCGACTTGTCGGCGGCGCTGGAGGTGACGACTCCGACCTTGGTGGCCTTGCGGTGGGTGGCCGTCGCGTCGCTCATGGGTTCCTCTCCTGGCTGACCCGCTGGTTGATCACGGTCAGCACGCGGGCGATGTCCTTGCGTACCTCACGGATCTTCTGCGGGTTCTCGATCTGGCCCGTGGACTTCTGGAAGCGCAGCTTGAAAAGCTGCTCCTCGAGGTCCCCGAGCTGCTTGCGGAGCTCGTCGTCCGAGCGATCCCGGATCTCCTTCACCTTCATGGCGACCCTCCCCTGCTGACGAAACGGGTCCTGATCGGGAGCTTGTGCGCCGCCAGCCGCATCGCCTCGCGGGCGATCTCCTCGGTCACGCCCTCCATCTCGTAGAGGATCCGCGCCGGCTTGACCACGACCACCCACTCCTCGGGGTTCCCCTTGCCCTTGCCCATGCGGGTCTCGAGCGGCTTCTTGGTGACCGGCTTGTCGGGGAAGACCCGGATCCAGATCTTGCCGCCGCGCTTGACGTGGCGGGTCATCGCGATTCGGGCGGCCTCGATCTGGCGCGCCGTGACCCAGCCCCGCTCGGTCGCCTGCAGCGCGTAGTCACCGAACGACAGCGTGGAGCCGCGCTCGGCCACCCCGCGGTTGCTGCCGCGCTGCTGCTTGCGATACTTGACCTTCTTCGGCATCAACATGGCACGACTCCTACAGGCGCCCGCGCACCGACCGCGCCCGGTAGCGCTCGCCCCGGTACACCCAGACCTTGACGCCGATCACGCCGTAGGTGGTGAACGCGGTCTCGAAACCGTAGTCGATATCCGCCTTGAGGGTGTGCAGCGGCAGACGGCCCTGCTGGTACCACTCGGAGCGCGCGATCTCGGCCCCGTTGAGGCGGCCGGCGCAGCGGATCTTGATCCCCTGGGCGCCGAAGCGCAGCGCGTTCTCGATCGCCCGCCGCATCGCGCGGCGGTAGGCGATGCGCCGCTCGAGCTGGCGCGCCACGTTCTGCGCGATCAGGTGCGAGTCGATCTCCGGGCGCTGGATCTCCTGGATGTTGATGTGGATGTCCTGGCCGTAGCGGCGCATCAGGTCATCGCGCAGCTTGTCGACCTCGGCGCCCTTGCGGCCGATGATGATCCCCGGCCGGCCCGACAGGATGTTGACGCGCAGCTTGTTGGCGGCGCGCTCGACATCGATCGCGCTCACCGCCGCGTTGGCGAGGCGCCGGTGGAGCTCGTCCCGCAGCTGCAGGTCCTCGTGGAGCAGGTTGGCGTAGGCTCCGCCGCCGGCGTACCACCGCGACCGCCAGGTGTTGTTGTATCCGAGGCGAAAGCCGTACGGATGCGTCTTCTGTCCCACTGCGACCTCCCTACGATTCCCGCACCGCGAGCTCGACCGTGATGTGGCACATCCTTCTCAGGATGCGGTGCATCCTCACCCACTTCGAGGCCGGCCGGCCGCGGCGCATCCGGGGCCCGTCGTCGACGGTGATGGCGCTGATGAACACCTTGTCCACATCGACGCCCGGCTGGGCCTGCTCCAGGTTGGCAAGGGCGGACCGCACCACCTTCGCCACGTCGCGCGCGGCGTGCTTGTCGGAGAGCCGCAGCGACCTCAGGGCCGGCTCCACCTCGTGGCCGCGCACCATGTCGGCAAGGAGCCGGACCTTGCGGGGCGAGGAGCGATAGTACCGAAGCTGTGCTCGAGATTCCATCCTGACCCCCTTAGTGCGCCCCTCGCTCCTTCTTGCCGCTGTGGCCGCGGAACGTCCGCGTCGGAGCGAACTCGCCGAGCTTGTGACCGACCATGTTCTCGGTCACGTAGACCGGCACGAACTTGTGGCCGTTGTGGACGGCGATGGTGTGACCCACCATCAGGGGAGTGATCGTGGACCGGCGGGACCAGGTCTTGATGACCCGGCGGTCGCCGGCGGCGCCGAGCGAGTCCACCTTCTTGGCGAGGTGCTCGTCCACGAACGGTCCCTTGTGAACTGATCGAGGCATGTCCCCTCCCCTACTTCCGGCGCCGGGCGACGATCAGGCGGTCGGAGGCCTGCTTGCCGCGGGTCTTGGCGCCCTTGGTCGGCCATCCCCAGGGCGACACCGGGTGGCGTCCCTTGTTGCGCCCCTCGCCGCCGCCGTGCGGGTGGTCGACCGGGTTCATGGCGGTGCCGCGGGTCTGCGGCCGGACGTTGAGCCAGCGCGAGCGCCCCGCCTTGCCGATCTTGATGTTGCTCTGCTCGGCGTTGCCGACCTGCCCGATCGTCGCCATGCAGACCGACAGCACCATCCGCATTTCGCCCGAGGGCATGCGGACGGTGGTGTACTTGCCTTCCTTGGCCATGATCTGGGCCGAGGTCCCGGCCGACCGCACCATCTGGCCGCCCTTGCCGGGCTTGAGCTCCAGGTTGTGGACCAGCGTGCCGAGCGGGATGTTGCCGATCGGCATCGCGTTGCCCGACCGCACGTCGACCTTGGTCCCGGAGATCACGGTGTCGCCCGGGTTGACCCCGGCCGGCGCCAGGATGTAGCGCTTCTCGCCGTCCGCGTAGTGCAGCAGGGCGATGTTGGCGGACCGGTTGGGGTCGTACTCGATCGTCGCCACCCGGCCCGGCACGTCGACCTTGTCGCGCCGGAAGTCGATGGTCCGCAGGCGGCGCTTGTGGCCGCCGCCGCGATGCCGGGAGGTGATGTGGCCGTCCGAGTTGCGGCCCGATGACCGGGTCTTGCCCTTGGTCAGCTTCTTCAGCGGCCGAGTCTCGGTGATCTCGGCGAAGTCCGATCCGGTCACGAACCTGCGACCGGGGGACGTCGGTTTGTAGCCGCGGGTGCCCATGGCGGCCTCCTCAGATTCCCTCGAAGAACTCGAGCGTCTTCGACCCCGGGGCGAGCGTCACGTACGCCTTGCGGGTTGCCGGGCGGTGCGAGACGACGCGGCCGTACCGCATCATCGGCTTGCCCTTGCGGTTGACGATGTTGACGTCGGTGACGCGGACGTCGAACAGCTCCTCGACGGCCTTGCGCACCTGGATCTTGTTGGCGCGCCGGTTGACCTCGAAGCAGACCGTGTTCTCGCGCTCCTGCATCACCGTCGTCTTCTCGGTGATGAGCGGCCGCAGGATGATCTCGCGCGGCTTCATGGCTGCACCTCCGCCAGCGTCTTCACGGCCGGCTCGGAAGCGACGATCCAGCGGTGGTTGAGGACCTCGTAGGCATTGAGCGAGGCCGCGTCGAGCATCGTCACGTTCGGCCGGTTGCGGCTCGCCAGGTGGAGGTTGAGGTTCTCGAGCCCGTCGACCAGCAGCACCGTCTCGCCGGCGATGCCGAGCCGCGCCAGCCGGTCAACGAAGCCCTTGGTCCTCGGCTCGTCGAGCTCGAGCGTGTCGAGCACGACCAGGCGCCCCTCGGCGGCCCGCTGCGACAGCACGCCGTAGAGCGCGGCCCGGCGCGCCTTGCGGTTGACCTTCTTGGCATAGGAGCGGGGCACCGGCCCGTGCACGGTGCCGCCGTGCCGCCACAGCGGCGACCGGCGGGAGCCGGCGCGCGCGCGCCCGGTGTGCTTCTGCTTCCAGGGCTTGACCCCGGTCCCGGCCACCTCGCCGCGGCCCTTGACCTTGTGGGTGCCCCGGCGCTGGCCGTCGAGGTAGGCGCGAACCACCTCCCAGACCAGGTGCTGGCTCACGTCGCGCGCGAACAGCCCGTCCGGGAGCTCGATCGCCCCGACGACCTCGTTGTCCCAGTTCCTGACGTCGATCTTCATGACCCTCCCTCCCCTCACATCGCCTTGACGATCCGGACGTAGCTGTTGCGTGCGCCCGGAACGCCACCCTTGATGAAGAGCAGGTTGCGGTCGGCGTCGACCTTGACCACTCTCGCGTTCTTGACCGTGACCCGGGCGTTGCCCATCTGGCCCGGCAGCCTCGTGCCCGGGTAGACGCGGGACGGGTAGGCCGAGGCGCCGATCGCGCCCGGAGCGCGATGGAACATCGAGCCGTGGGTCGCCCGGCCGCCCTTGTAGTTGTGGCGGCGGATCACGCCCTGGTAGCCGCGCCCGCGCGAGCGACCGATCACGTGCACCCGGTCGTCGGCGGTGAAGATGTCGGCCAGCACCGAGTCGCCGGGCTTGGCGGCATCGTCCGCGTCCACCGGGACCTCGCCGAGCATCCGGGTCGGCGGCACGCCGGCCTGCGCGAAGTGCCCCTGCATGGCCTTCGGCGCGTCGCGGCGAGGGCTGCGCTC is part of the Thermoanaerobaculales bacterium genome and harbors:
- the rpmJ gene encoding 50S ribosomal protein L36, with protein sequence MKVRPSVRRICSKCKIIRRQGVVRVICENPKHKQRQG
- the rplX gene encoding 50S ribosomal protein L24 produces the protein MKIKKGDTVEVISGKDAGKRGRVLVVDPGKQRVVIEGVHMIKRHTRPNPQRRVQGGIVEREAPVHVSNVMVISPDSGKPTRIGYKILEDGRKVRVAKTDGAILDR
- the rplE gene encoding 50S ribosomal protein L5 — protein: MARLLELYRNEVFPKLQKEFGLTNPMQVPRLTKITCNIGIGEASRNAKLLDQAMEQLTNITGQRPVVRRARKSIAAFKLREGMPVGAKVTLRRDRMYEFLDRLISIGLPRVRDFRGVSRSSFDGRGSYTLGIRDILIFPEVDYQKVEGTMGMNITITTSAPTDDQAHALLAGLGMPFTRS
- the rpsH gene encoding 30S ribosomal protein S8 — protein: MSMTDPISDMLTRIRNATTVRHDRTDVPASKMKLEIAKILKQEGFIRTFKQLEEGPQGMIRIYLKYAEDGEPAIHGVRRVSTPGRRVYRRADDLPKVRNGLGVAVVSTNRGVLTDEQARGLRVGGEVLCEVW
- the rpsK gene encoding 30S ribosomal protein S11; protein product: MAKERKAVRKTRRERKVVPHAVANIHATFNNTIVSFADPTGHVLCWSSGGRIGYKGSRKGTPYAAQLAAKNAAEQAQDHGVRSVDVRVKGPGPGRESAIRAVAAAGLDIRSIRDVTPIPHNGCRPPKRRRV
- the rplF gene encoding 50S ribosomal protein L6 codes for the protein MSRIGRKPIQIPKGVEVSVDGREVRVKGPKGTLSVGLLPGVEAAVKDGAVDLSRNDDERHTRSFHGLLRALLANAVTGVSSGWSKELEIVGIGYRAEKRGDAVVFNLGHSHPIDFAVPEGIQIDVDAKANRVAVRGIDRQLVGQVAADIRALRPPEPYKGKGVRYLGEKIRSKAGKQGATA
- the rplO gene encoding 50S ribosomal protein L15, whose translation is MELHDLKPAPGATRKSRRVGRGPGSGSGKTAGKGHKGQKSRSGYSRRFGFEGGQMPLVRRLPKRGFTNNFRVEFQVVNLRDLERAFGDGDVVSPESLVEKGLLRKGAKPVKILGSGELTKKLAVKAHKFSTTAQSSIERVGGSCEVVSL
- the infA gene encoding translation initiation factor IF-1 is translated as MAKEEAIEVVATVIEPLPNAMFRVELENGHEVLAHISGKMRKHFIRILPGDKVLVELSPYDLSRGRITYRYK
- a CDS encoding nucleoside monophosphate kinase; translation: MTATYSSLSLVLLGPPGSGKTTQARALAEAYELPLISTREMLSAEVESGTPLGRQIERGIKRGELVSDRVMSAIILHRLDRRDCRRGFILDGYPRTSGQAALLDGILAELGRTIDRVVLLDVPEGVALERLEAIEEAAAVHERFQVWRDNAPALVESYRNRGLLLEVDGSEPADRVREAVLQAVGAPVGA
- the secY gene encoding preprotein translocase subunit SecY; translated protein: MIESFRNIYAIPDLRKRVIFTFALLAVYRVGAFIPIPGVDPLALQEFFEATRGTVLGFLNLFSGGALGRMTIFALGIMPYISASIILQLLTVVWPYLEKLSKEGELGRRKITQWTRYGTVVLSVIQSLGISFFLERQTAAGGAPLVPEDLQGWGFRLLTVLTLTTGTAFVMWLGEQISERGIGNGISLIIFAGIVVGLPAAIFNTLTSIKTGAMSILTVVLLIVFMVLVVAAIVYMERAQRRIPIQYAKRVVGRRVYGGQSTYLPLRLNTGGVIPVIFAASIMSFPQTLGQMFENRWLQRITEALAWGEPLYNLVYFSSIIFFCYFYTSIIFNPEDTAENMRKYGGFIPGIRPGKRSAEFIDKILTRITLVGSIYLALVAILPEILIAGFKVATIPVVGPSLDAVLPKWFTQGLGVPFYFGGTSLLIVVGVAMDTVQQIESQLVMRHYDGFMRRGRIRGRRG
- the rpsM gene encoding 30S ribosomal protein S13, whose product is MARIAGVDLPSGKRVDIGLTYIYGIGRSRARKILERANVDDGIKVRDLSEDEILRIQRVIQEEGGVEGDLRKEVAMNIKRLIETGSYRGIRHRRGLPTRGQRTHTNARSRKGPRRQAVAGKKKAGKK
- a CDS encoding type Z 30S ribosomal protein S14: MARKSAIAKTVRKPKYKIRSRNRCRVCGRPRGYMRKFQLCRICFRKLALEGFLPGVTKASW
- the rplR gene encoding 50S ribosomal protein L18: MSPMNDRKQRRVKMKRRYRDVIRGTAQRPRLTVFRSLRYVYAQVIDDDRGVTLASASTVEKATAGDLTSTGSLAAGKRLGAVIAERAKGQGISSVVFDRGGFKYHGVIRAIADGAREAGLEF
- the map gene encoding type I methionyl aminopeptidase, encoding MIFLKSPAELDALERANRVVHRVLQAVQAAAAPGVSTAELDELAEETIRQHGGAPAFKGYRGFPATLCTSINDVIVHGIPSRAARLADGDVLSVDCGVLLDGFYGDAATTFGIGRVTAEAARLMGTARRCLDDGVAAVAPGGRLGDVGAAVQARAEDAGFGVVREFVGHGIGRALHEDPQVPNYGLPGHGQILKPGLVIAIEPMITAGGWRVRVDSDGWTARTEDGKLAAHFEFSVAVTADGRRVLGVDGEC
- the rpmD gene encoding 50S ribosomal protein L30: MTQVRSQITFPRSQRRVLTGLGLGRIGKSVLRHDNPCIRGMVAKVAHLVRVEEVEA